One Microplitis demolitor isolate Queensland-Clemson2020A chromosome 2, iyMicDemo2.1a, whole genome shotgun sequence DNA segment encodes these proteins:
- the LOC103578064 gene encoding probable protein phosphatase CG10417, whose product MGAYLSEPVTTKESTDDSGKNVAFGASSMQGWRISQEDAHNCCIDFDENVSLFAVYDGHGGHEVASYCAKKLPEFIKETEAYKRGDIRQALIDAFLGFDATLATPEIIKVLKEISKNTGTEKTKEEAETDDEDNVSNLKQEAEMPLEQVMAKYLADTQAGADRFGKRIISSPLIRCRRTKDRGDPSAGCSSTSSNEADVSSSCQSDGSSAGAAGSAGAGPSPSPGDESKVESPKSSEAEQTLDSTTSTSNGEVAHKKESDKLDSKVSEPVKADDKIGEAVKDGKVETVKDNADMPDSSEDSDTKVSPSKTEHTADNKEVNGSELKVKTKDEDGKNNDNVTSSSTLENGETSQEGISSVGRRLLIEPFFRSLLTPITDSDDDDDDEDENDENFDGPESASDTDEIDDSDEIDEDDDEDEEDDEDDMDDGDITVNEEPGSDSGCTAVVAILQGDDLYVANAGDSRCVLCRDGQALELSLDHKPEDDPEMKRIVNAGGKVTADGRVNGGLNLSRALGDHAYKQNTKLPAQDQMISAMPDVRHVKVDPQRDDFLILACDGIWNFMTSAEVVKFVQERINTENKSLSSICEELFDHCLAPDTCGDGTGCDNMTAVIVKFKSSKPADVNSEKIEDTNNLTAKKRPLSPADSNEQTEPTEPADECKRAKVETV is encoded by the exons atgggCGCGTATTTGTCGGAGCCGGTAACCACAAAGGAGTCCACTGATGATTCTGGTAAAAATGTGGCATTTGGCGCGAGTTCTATGCAAGGATGGCGAATAAGTCaagag GACGCTCACAACTGCTGCATTGACTTTGACGAAAACGTGTCGCTGTTTGCTGTCTATGATGGTCATGGTGGTCATGAAGTCGCGAGTTATTGTGCTAAAAAATTACCAGAATTTATCAAAGAAACGGAAGCTTACAAACGTGGTGACATACGACAGGCGTTGATCGACGCGTTCCTGGGTTTTGATGCGACGTTGGCAACTCCGGAGATCATTAAAGTCTTGAAGGAAATATCTAAGAACACTGGGACAGAAAAAACTAAAGAAGAGGCGGAGACTGACGACGAGGACAATGTCAGCAACCTGAAGCAAGAGGCTGAGATGCCATTGGAGCAGGTGATGGCCAAGTACTTGGCTGATACTCAAGCTGGCGCTGACAGGTTTGGCAAGAGGATAATCTCCAGTCCACTTATACGCTGCCGTAGAACGAAAGACCGCGGGGATCCTTCTGCTGGGTGCTCTTCCACGTCCTCAAATGAAGCTGATGTCAGCAGCTCTTGTCAGTCTGATGGATCCAGTGCTGGTGCTGCTGGTAGTGCTGGTGCTGGTCCTAGTCCTAGTCCTGGTGATGAAAGTAAAGTTGAAAGTCCTAAAAGTAGCGAAGCTGAACAAACTCTTGACTCGACGACCAGTACAAGCAACGGGGAAGTCGCCCATAAAAAAGAGTCAGATAAATTAGATAGTAAGGTAAGTGAACCAGTTAAAGCTGATGATAAAATTGGAGAGGCTGTAAAGGATGGGAAAGTGGAGACGGTTAAAGATAACGCTGACATGCCAGATAGCTCTGAGGACTCAGATACTAAAGTCTCTCCCAGTAAAACGGAGCACACTGCCGACAATAAGGAAGTTAATGGCTCGGAATTAAAAGTTAAGACTAAAGACGAAGatggtaaaaataatgataacgtCACTAGCAGCTCGACACTGGAGAATGGAGAGACAAGTCAAGAAGGAATCAGTAGCGTTGGACGTAGATTATTAATAGAACCATTTTTCCGCAGTCTTTTGACTCCGATAACTGACTCGGACGATGACGATGACGATGAGGATGAAAATGACGAGAACTTTGATGGTCCTGAGAGTGCCAGTGACACTGACGAAATTGACGACAGTGACGAAATTGATGAAGACGACGACGAGGATGAGGAGGATGATGAAGATGATATGGACGACGGAGATATTACTGTCAATGAAGAGCCGGGCTCTGACAGCGGTTGCACTGCCGTCGTTGCTATTCTTCAGGGAGACGATCTGTACGTAGCGAATGCTGGAGATTCCAGGTGCGTTCTCTGTCGCGATGGACAAGCGCTCGAGCTCAGTCTTGACCACAAGCCAGAGGATGATCCCGAGATGAAGCGGATTGTCAATGCCGGAGGAAAAGTCACTGCTGATGGCAGAGTCAATGGTGGGCTAAATTTGTCCCGCGCACTAGGCGACCACGCGTACAAGCAAAACACTAAGCTGCCAGCTCAGGATCAGATGATTTCCGCGATGCCTGATGTCAGACACGTTAAAGTTGACCCGCAGAGAGACGATTTTTTGATACTCGCCTGCGACGGGATTTGGAATTTTATGACCAGCGCAGAAGTTGTAAAATTTGTCCAGGAGAGAATTAACACAGAAAATAAAAGCTTGTCTAGCATCTGCGaagag TTATTCGATCACTGTTTGGCGCCGGACACCTGCGGGGACGGAACCGGATGCGACAATATGACCGCAGTTATCGTTAAATTCAAATCGTCTAAACCAGCAGATGtaaattcagaaaaaattgaGGATACCAACAACCTGACTGCCAAGAAGAGGCCGCTGTCGCCCGCGGACTCCAACGAACAAACCGAACCAACTGAACCCGCGGACGAATGCAAACGGGCTAAAGTAGAAACTGTTTGA
- the LOC103578065 gene encoding intraflagellar transport protein 20 homolog produces MADSLAKYGLFVDDLCKIRILEPEITTQSDKLKDECHDFVSKITEFKKNSERFINLLDKLATEVEKEKMRTIGARNLLSSVEKQRDVQKQKIQAMIIEKTMELERLRVQYDSLKKIELEQLETIEHLTIN; encoded by the exons ATGGCGGATTCGTTAGCGAAATACGGATTATTTGTTGACGATTTATGTAAAATCCGTATTTTAGAACCCGAAATTACAACTCAGAGTGACAAATTAAAAGACGAATGTCACGATTTCGTAAGCA aaataacagaattcaaaaaaaattccgagcGGTTCATAAATCTGCTGGACAAATTAGCAACGGAAgttgagaaagaaaaaatgcGTACCATTGGCGCCAGAAATTTATTGAGTTCCGTTGAGAAACAACGTGACGTACAAAAACAAAAGATccag gcgatgataattgaaaaaacaatggAACTAGAAAGACTGAGAGTACAGTACgactcattgaaaaaaatcgaacTCGAACAACTCGAAACAATTGAACATTTAACTAtcaattaa
- the LOC103578066 gene encoding BTB/POZ domain-containing adapter for CUL3-mediated RhoA degradation protein 3: MFIVTPDKIEASSSSSPTTSEPLALLAISSASASSLTSPSTSSTLTSSPAALIVSTSTTSNSNGGVMSGDHRPVIRYPSEYVKLNIGGSLHYTTISTLRKHDTMLRAMFSGRMDVHTDSEGWILIDRCGKHFGTILNFLRNGSVALPESTKEITELLVEAKYYCISELAESCEQALLRKEREAEPICRVALITSQREEQLLISSTTKPVVKLLINRHNNKYSYTSTSDDNLLKNIELFDKMSLRFNGRVLFIKDVIGSIEICCWTFYGHGRKVGEVCCHSIVYTTDKKHTKVEFPEARIYEETLNILLYEHRNGPDQELMQATSSRGAVGGGPPCTSDEEEGERSGLARLRTNKQNTN, encoded by the exons atgtttattgtGACACCAGATAAAATCGAGGCATCGTCGTCATCATCACCGACGACATCAGAACCTCTGGCCCTGCTGGCAATATCATCAGCCTCAGCCTCTTCACTGACATCACCGTCAACATCATCGACTCTAACCTCTTCACCAGCGGCTCTGATTGTCAGCACCAGCACCACAAGCAACAGCAACGGCGGCGTTATGTCCGGCGATCATCGTCCAGTTATTCGTTACCCCTCTGAGTATGTAAAGTTGAATATCGGAGGGTCGTTGCACTACACGACGATCAGTACACTGAGAAAACATGACACGATGTTACGTGCGATGTTCAGTGGTCGCATGGATGTTCATACTGATTCAGaag gCTGGATACTAATTGACAGATGTGGCAAACACTTTGGTACAATTTTAAACTTCCTGCGCAATGGATCAGTAGCATTACCAGAAAGTACTAAAGAAATAACAGAGCTACTTGTTGAAGCGAAGTACTACTGCATCAGCGAGTTGGCTGAATCATGTGAACAAGCTCTGCTACGAAAAGAACGCGAAGCCGAACCTATTTGTCGAGTCGCGTTGATAACTTCCCAAAGAGAAGAGCAATTGCTCATCAGCAGCACCACCAAACCAGTTGTTAAATTACTTATCAATAGAcacaacaataaatattcatatactag cacCTCAGAtgataatttactaaaaaatattgagctcTTTGATAAAATGTCTCTGAGATTTAATGGAAgagttttatttatcaaagatGTGATCGGTTCTATTGAAATTTGCTGCTGGACTTTTTACGGTCATGGTAGAAAAGTTGGAGAAGTTTGTTGTCATTCAATTGTTTACACTACTGATAAAAAACACActaag GTGGAGTTTCCAGAAGCTAGAATTTATGAGGagacattaaatatattattgtatgaGCACCGCAATGGTCCAGACCAAGAACTCATGCAAGCGACATCGTCCCGCGGTGCCGTGGGTGGAGGGCCTCCATGCACGAGCGACGAAGAAGAGGGCGAACGATCTGGATTAGCTCGTCTTCGTACCAACAAACAAAATACCAACTGA